The following are encoded in a window of Pseudomonadota bacterium genomic DNA:
- a CDS encoding serine/threonine protein kinase gives MGDASPDALIGCIIRGRYRILEPLASGGMAQVYRAEQRPSGPMVAVKVHQGSEQSPERDPSVQRFVAEAATLAKLHEPHTVRVLDYGQHTPGLCFIVMELIEGRTLSEILQQEGALDAQRALRIAIQIARALREAHAIGVIHRDLKPSNIIMTQRGHERDFVKVVDFGLSKDLNQPLDLTATGTFYGAPPYISPEQVSGTDQDQRLDIYSLGIILYQMFSGRVPFDYPKALDTLMAHMEKPVPPLTIHGQPAPELLSALVLRCLAKTPDGRWPSMQHLLPELERALQDLQPAPDPADTDSQQTLVMTATRDAVRAAGHAAADTQDTRVMTALEQRALAEHPAPARRPAPAQPAARASWKWLALLAGCALLWALWRLFSSG, from the coding sequence ATGGGTGACGCGAGCCCGGACGCCCTGATCGGTTGCATCATCCGCGGGCGGTACCGGATACTCGAGCCCCTGGCGTCCGGTGGCATGGCCCAAGTGTACCGCGCCGAGCAGCGACCCTCGGGACCGATGGTCGCTGTGAAGGTGCACCAGGGCTCCGAACAGTCGCCCGAGCGGGATCCGTCGGTGCAGCGCTTCGTTGCCGAGGCTGCGACGCTTGCGAAGCTGCACGAGCCCCACACCGTCCGCGTGCTCGATTATGGCCAGCACACGCCGGGCCTGTGCTTCATCGTCATGGAGCTGATCGAAGGCCGGACGCTCAGCGAGATCCTGCAGCAAGAGGGAGCGCTCGATGCACAGCGTGCATTGCGGATCGCGATCCAGATCGCGCGCGCGCTACGCGAGGCCCATGCCATCGGGGTGATCCACCGAGATCTGAAGCCCTCCAACATCATCATGACGCAACGTGGCCACGAACGGGACTTCGTGAAGGTCGTGGATTTCGGACTATCCAAGGATCTGAATCAGCCGCTCGACCTGACCGCGACCGGCACGTTTTACGGCGCGCCCCCCTACATATCACCCGAGCAGGTCAGCGGCACCGACCAGGACCAGCGACTCGACATCTATTCGCTCGGAATCATCCTCTACCAGATGTTCAGCGGTCGCGTGCCGTTCGATTATCCCAAAGCGCTCGATACGTTAATGGCGCACATGGAAAAGCCGGTCCCGCCGCTCACGATCCACGGCCAGCCCGCACCTGAGCTGCTCTCGGCCCTCGTCTTGCGTTGCCTTGCCAAGACTCCGGACGGTCGCTGGCCATCCATGCAACACCTGCTGCCTGAGCTGGAAAGGGCACTACAAGACCTGCAACCAGCCCCGGATCCGGCAGACACGGATTCGCAGCAGACTCTGGTGATGACTGCTACCAGGGACGCCGTCCGAGCCGCGGGGCACGCAGCAGCTGACACGCAAGACACCCGAGTCATGACGGCGCTCGAGCAACGCGCCCTGGCAGAGCACCCGGCACCAGCACGGCGCCCGGCACCAGCGCAGCCAGCCGCTCGCGCGAGCTGGAAGTGGCTCGCTCTGTTGGCCGGTTGCGCGCTGCTGTGGGCACTGTGGCGCCTCTTTTCGAGTGGGTAG